CGTGAGGGATGACCTGCACGGTGCCGCCCAGGTAGTCGCCTCGCCGCTCCTTGGTGATGACCGAATAGTAGATGCTTCCTGAGGTGTAATTGTTTTTCTTGGTCATCTTGGCGTGAGTGAAGCGTTCATAATGGCCCAGGTCCAAGTCCGTTTCCGTACCGTCGTCGGTCACGTAGACTTCCCCGTGCTGAAAGGGGTTCATGGTGCCGGGGTCCACGTTGATGTAGGGGTCGAGCTTCTGGATGGTGACGCGCAGCCCCCGGCTTTCCATGAGTGCGCCGATGGAAGCGGCGGCCAGGCCTTTCCCGAGCGATGAGAGTACGCCTCCGGTGATGAAGATGAATTTGGACGGTCGCAAGGGCTTTCTACCTCTTTTGTTGTGGTCTCCGGCGCGGGGACCTGCTTTCCTCTACTTTGCTGCATTTTCGGCTGCCGCCGGACGTTCCGACCGGCTTCAGTATAGCCTCCGATCCTTCAAAGTCAATTGGAAGCCCGCCGCCCCCCGCATGTACGATTTTCCTGTTGCGCTTCCGCCTGATTTTGCATTAAAGGATAACTTGTTAACGTAACTTGACTGTCAGGTTGTCCCTCCATGCTGCTGACACGCAAAATCCTATAAACCCGTTGTCGCAAGGTAGGCCGGATGATTGTACGCCAATGGATGACCACCGATGTGGTGAGTACAACGGAGAAGGCCTCCATCCAGGAAGCGCTGGCCCTCATGAAGCGGCATTCGATCCGCCATCTGCCCGTGGTGGACGAAACCCAGGGGCTGGTGGGATGGGTGACGGATGCGGACCTGCGAGGGGCCCTGATCGCGTCCATGCTCGAAGACTTGACGGTGGCGGACGTGATGGTCCGCCAGCCTTACTTGGTCCGCCCGCACGATTCTTTGGAGAAAGCGGCTCTGCTCATCCTGAACCGGCGCATCGGCGGCCTGCCTGTGGTGGACGGCGCCCGGCTGGTGGGCGTGATCACGGTGGTGGATATTCTCTCGGCGTTCATTTCGCTTCTCGGCATCATGGAACAATCCAGCCGGTTGGATGTCAAGATGGGAGCTGCGAAAACGACGCTCGAAGAAGTGACGCGCGTGCTGCACGGCTCCGGCGCGGAAATCATCAGTGTCTGTTACCTCGGGCCGTTCGAAGACCAGCACCCGGTCTATTGCTTTCGCTTGAAGAAGTGTGATCTGGCTCCCATCGTCGCGAAGCTGAAAGATCACGGGGTGGAGGTGGTTTCGAGCGAATCCTGACCGGATGACGTCCGATCGGCTTTCCTTTATGTGGATTGCGGATTGCAAAAGCGTTTGCCTCAATTTCCTTGTTCCCAAGCTCCAGCTTGGGAACACAGCTGTGCAGAAGCTCCAGCTTCGATTCCCATGGGGCCGTTCCCAAGCCAGCACTTGGGAACGAGGGGAAAGGTCAAAAAATCCCCCTCTCCCCCCTCCCCTTAATCCCCTCCCACAAGGGGAGGGGAATAGAAAGCGGCGCCCCCGCCGCGATGAACAAACGCAGCGAGTAA
This is a stretch of genomic DNA from Desulfoglaeba alkanexedens ALDC. It encodes these proteins:
- a CDS encoding CBS domain-containing protein — its product is MIVRQWMTTDVVSTTEKASIQEALALMKRHSIRHLPVVDETQGLVGWVTDADLRGALIASMLEDLTVADVMVRQPYLVRPHDSLEKAALLILNRRIGGLPVVDGARLVGVITVVDILSAFISLLGIMEQSSRLDVKMGAAKTTLEEVTRVLHGSGAEIISVCYLGPFEDQHPVYCFRLKKCDLAPIVAKLKDHGVEVVSSES